One region of Pseudomonas sp. B21-040 genomic DNA includes:
- the greB gene encoding transcription elongation factor GreB — MSRYRPPRTAGTALITPEGEARMRAEFHELWHVRRPQVTQSVSEAAAQGDRSENAEYTYGKKMLREIDSRVRFLTKRLEALKVVSEKPSDPNKVYFGAWVTIEDEDGKESRYRIVGPDELDLKLGLISIDSPLARALIGKALDAEVRVQTPTGEQCVYIVAIEYL; from the coding sequence ATGAGCCGCTATCGCCCTCCCCGCACCGCTGGCACCGCGCTGATCACCCCCGAAGGGGAGGCGCGGATGCGGGCCGAGTTTCACGAACTTTGGCATGTACGGCGACCGCAAGTAACGCAGTCTGTGAGCGAGGCCGCAGCTCAGGGTGATCGCTCCGAGAACGCGGAATACACCTACGGCAAAAAAATGCTGCGCGAAATAGACAGCCGTGTGCGCTTCCTCACCAAACGGCTGGAAGCGCTCAAAGTGGTTAGCGAGAAACCCAGCGACCCGAACAAAGTCTATTTTGGCGCCTGGGTCACCATCGAAGACGAGGACGGCAAAGAGTCGCGCTACCGCATCGTCGGCCCGGACGAGCTAGACCTGAAACTGGGGCTGATCAGCATCGACTCACCGCTCGCTCGCGCGCTGATCGGCAAGGCGCTGGACGCCGAAGTTCGCGTCCAGACACCTACCGGTGAGCAATGCGTGTATATCGTGGCGATTGAGTACCTTTGA
- a CDS encoding DoxX family protein yields the protein MSSLINKVLFTRAGFGLTAIRIVVGIIFAAHGAQKLFGMFGGYGIAGTAQYMESVGLAPGHLMAILAGGTEFFGGLALIIGLLTRPAALGLTILSLVAIFSVHIHNGLFMANNGYEFALALLGGSIAVLIEGAGKLSLDGAITD from the coding sequence ATGAGCTCACTGATCAACAAGGTACTGTTTACCCGCGCCGGTTTCGGCCTGACCGCCATACGGATCGTTGTCGGGATCATTTTTGCGGCTCATGGCGCACAGAAGCTCTTCGGCATGTTTGGTGGCTACGGCATCGCCGGCACCGCGCAATACATGGAAAGCGTGGGCCTTGCACCGGGTCATCTGATGGCGATTCTGGCCGGGGGGACGGAGTTCTTTGGCGGTCTGGCCCTGATTATCGGTCTGCTGACACGTCCTGCGGCGCTGGGGCTGACCATCCTCTCGCTGGTTGCGATTTTCTCCGTGCATATCCACAACGGCTTGTTCATGGCCAACAACGGCTATGAATTCGCCCTGGCCCTGCTCGGTGGCAGTATCGCGGTATTGATCGAAGGTGCCGGCAAGCTGTCGCTGGACGGTGCCATCACCGACTGA
- a CDS encoding transglycosylase SLT domain-containing protein, with product MIRPSILLLLCCSLLLPMPAVARLAGPLQAVPAAQVRDLAEIRSSRILRVLVNQSRNSSGEVQGQAIGVEYHRLRAFEQYLNGHARDGQEVTLKIIPKAKDQLLGALQRGEGDLVAPGELLDLQPGHAVSSSEPIASNIPLVLVGIKGERRYTKVEQLSGKTLALPTGSAAGDAVSQINSKLALHKLAPITIEWVDPSLAVEDVLEMVQGGIFHLTIVEQPIAERWGKILPKLRFDKQVLISDPGEEFWFVRRDAAMLRASIDRFLTTYKKPSDQDVAFLRIYRRLYQVHYPLAKADRQRLEKLRPVLQKHADAQGMDWLNLAALAFKESALQPNARGSGGPTGLMQITPSAAQRVGVNNIQELDANVQAGAKYLAMIRRKFFASPKLNERERMAFVLAAYNIGPERVQGMRAEARRRGLNPNQWFFQVERIAMEQVGMGPVSYVNSVNKYYLAFDRERESLEPQGQKVVSRK from the coding sequence ATGATACGTCCCTCGATATTGCTATTGCTGTGCTGTTCGTTGCTGCTGCCGATGCCGGCGGTTGCGCGTCTGGCCGGGCCGCTGCAAGCCGTGCCGGCGGCGCAGGTGCGCGACCTGGCAGAAATACGCAGCAGCCGCATATTGCGGGTGCTGGTCAACCAGAGCCGCAACAGCTCCGGCGAAGTCCAGGGCCAGGCCATCGGTGTCGAATACCACCGCTTGCGCGCCTTCGAGCAATACCTCAACGGTCATGCCCGTGACGGTCAGGAAGTCACCCTCAAGATCATCCCCAAAGCCAAGGATCAATTGCTCGGTGCCCTGCAGCGTGGAGAGGGGGATCTGGTCGCACCGGGGGAGTTGCTTGATTTACAGCCGGGCCACGCAGTCAGCAGCAGTGAGCCGATCGCCAGCAACATCCCGTTGGTGCTGGTGGGGATTAAAGGCGAGCGTCGCTACACCAAGGTCGAACAACTCTCCGGCAAAACCCTGGCGTTGCCCACGGGCAGTGCGGCCGGGGATGCGGTGAGCCAGATCAATTCCAAACTCGCACTGCACAAGCTGGCACCGATAACGATCGAGTGGGTCGATCCCAGTCTTGCCGTCGAAGATGTGCTGGAGATGGTTCAAGGCGGGATCTTTCACCTGACCATCGTCGAGCAACCGATTGCCGAGCGCTGGGGCAAGATCCTGCCCAAATTGCGCTTCGACAAACAGGTGCTGATCAGCGATCCGGGCGAAGAGTTCTGGTTTGTGCGCCGCGATGCGGCGATGCTGCGGGCGAGCATCGATCGGTTTTTGACGACGTACAAGAAGCCTTCAGACCAGGACGTGGCGTTTCTGCGGATCTATCGGCGTCTGTACCAAGTGCACTATCCACTGGCCAAGGCCGATCGCCAACGCCTGGAAAAACTGCGGCCGGTGCTGCAGAAACACGCCGATGCCCAAGGCATGGACTGGTTGAACCTGGCGGCGCTGGCGTTCAAGGAGTCAGCCTTGCAGCCCAATGCCCGCGGCAGTGGCGGTCCCACCGGCCTGATGCAAATCACCCCGTCCGCCGCCCAGCGGGTCGGGGTCAACAACATTCAGGAGCTCGACGCCAATGTCCAGGCCGGTGCCAAGTACCTGGCCATGATCCGTCGCAAGTTCTTCGCCAGCCCCAAACTCAACGAACGTGAGCGCATGGCGTTTGTACTGGCGGCCTACAACATTGGCCCGGAGCGGGTTCAGGGAATGCGCGCCGAAGCCCGGCGGCGTGGACTTAACCCTAATCAATGGTTTTTCCAGGTCGAGCGCATTGCCATGGAGCAGGTGGGAATGGGACCCGTCAGCTACGTTAATAGCGTCAACAAGTACTACTTGGCATTCGATCGTGAGAGGGAATCGCTGGAGCCGCAGGGGCAAAAAGTTGTTTCTCGTAAATGA
- a CDS encoding TatD family hydrolase — translation MQLIDIGVNLTNPSFADKHQAVLDRAYAAGVCQLVLTGTNVEGSEQALELCQQLDETAQRLFATAGIHPHAATDWNADSAQRLRSLLKEPNVVAVGECGLDFNRDFSPRPQQEKVLEEHLAMAVELQLPVFLHERDASQRLLEILRDYRDQLPAAVVHCFTGEKKALFSYLDLDLHIGITGWICDERRGTHLHPLVKEIKRGRLMLESDAPYLLPRSLRPKPKNGRNEPAYLTEVLREVALHRGESEEDLAAHSTACARAFFGLPTIAQ, via the coding sequence ATGCAACTCATCGATATCGGCGTCAACCTGACCAACCCCAGTTTTGCCGACAAACACCAGGCCGTACTCGACCGCGCGTATGCCGCGGGGGTCTGCCAATTGGTACTGACCGGCACCAATGTCGAGGGCAGTGAACAAGCCCTGGAGCTGTGCCAACAACTGGACGAAACAGCTCAACGGCTGTTCGCCACTGCTGGCATTCACCCCCATGCGGCGACTGACTGGAATGCTGACAGCGCGCAGCGTCTGCGCAGTTTGCTCAAGGAGCCGAACGTGGTGGCCGTGGGTGAATGCGGGCTGGATTTCAATCGTGATTTCTCGCCCCGCCCACAGCAGGAAAAAGTCCTGGAAGAACACCTGGCGATGGCAGTCGAGTTGCAGTTGCCGGTGTTCCTGCATGAGCGCGACGCCAGTCAGCGACTGCTGGAAATCCTGCGTGATTACCGTGACCAATTGCCGGCCGCCGTGGTGCATTGCTTCACCGGCGAAAAGAAAGCCTTGTTCAGCTACCTCGATCTGGATTTGCACATCGGTATCACCGGCTGGATCTGCGATGAACGCCGCGGCACGCACCTGCATCCGTTGGTGAAGGAGATCAAGCGCGGACGCCTGATGCTGGAGAGCGATGCTCCGTATCTGCTGCCACGCAGCCTGCGGCCCAAGCCAAAAAATGGACGTAATGAACCGGCGTATTTGACTGAAGTTTTACGGGAAGTGGCGTTGCATCGCGGGGAAAGCGAAGAAGATCTCGCCGCCCACAGCACCGCCTGTGCACGAGCATTCTTCGGTCTGCCCACCATCGCCCAGTAA
- a CDS encoding methyl-accepting chemotaxis protein: MGAWLSNISLKYKFWAVNAVAFFTTLLLVLYAVQLEQQARSHAAQASAQAQVRLLSAWPSGQPLPKADNLLTFGHGQAPLLNGQPLLELTDSHGWVEINSMPLFGDNPLMGAEVFARPDGQQVALLAFGPSLNQVFSERFTHYAVAVFILMLAMLGASQLLIRFLLSQLNTLKDVMLHVEKTGDLSARVPLASKDEVGQMAHAFNAMQAGYQRVVTTVASTARQLDIGAARLASSMNDVRHGMLGQQSETDQAATAINEMTATVHHIAQHAGATRDLSQTADTLAGSGQEVVIRVQKSIAGLSSGVQQTAEMIQRLAEDSQKINGVVSVIHSIAEQTNLLALNAAIEAARAGEMGRGFAVVADEVRNLAKSVQTSTDEITLMVSALQAGTRDAVDFMQESSFKADDCVQQAQEAGAALAEITGAVAQMRESNTQIAVAAEQQSHVAEEMNRAVVSIRDVTENTVQQTITSATTSHELAALAGELSKAIGQLKL, encoded by the coding sequence ATGGGTGCCTGGCTTAGCAACATCTCGCTGAAATACAAATTTTGGGCGGTCAACGCGGTTGCCTTCTTCACGACCCTGCTGCTGGTGCTGTACGCCGTGCAGCTCGAACAACAGGCGCGCAGTCATGCCGCTCAGGCGAGCGCTCAGGCGCAAGTGCGATTGCTCAGCGCCTGGCCATCCGGGCAACCGCTGCCCAAGGCCGACAACCTGTTGACCTTCGGGCACGGGCAGGCGCCGCTGCTGAACGGTCAGCCGCTGCTGGAACTGACGGATAGCCATGGCTGGGTCGAGATCAACTCAATGCCGCTGTTCGGTGATAACCCGTTGATGGGCGCCGAAGTGTTCGCTCGTCCCGATGGCCAGCAGGTGGCGCTGCTCGCTTTTGGCCCGAGCCTGAACCAGGTATTCAGCGAGCGATTCACCCACTACGCAGTCGCCGTTTTTATCCTGATGCTGGCAATGCTGGGTGCATCGCAACTGCTCATCCGCTTCCTGCTGAGTCAGCTCAACACTCTGAAAGATGTGATGCTTCACGTCGAGAAAACCGGCGACCTGTCAGCCCGTGTGCCACTGGCTAGCAAGGACGAAGTCGGGCAGATGGCGCATGCCTTCAACGCGATGCAGGCCGGTTACCAACGGGTGGTAACCACCGTCGCCAGCACGGCTCGGCAATTGGATATCGGCGCCGCACGCCTGGCCTCAAGCATGAACGACGTGCGCCACGGCATGCTCGGCCAGCAAAGCGAAACCGATCAGGCCGCCACGGCGATCAACGAAATGACCGCGACGGTCCACCACATCGCCCAACATGCCGGCGCGACCCGCGACCTCTCGCAAACCGCCGACACCTTGGCCGGCAGCGGGCAGGAAGTGGTCATCAGGGTACAGAAGTCGATTGCCGGGCTGTCCAGCGGCGTGCAGCAGACGGCCGAGATGATTCAACGTCTGGCCGAGGACAGCCAGAAAATCAACGGTGTGGTCAGCGTGATTCACAGCATCGCCGAGCAAACAAACCTGCTGGCCCTAAATGCGGCCATCGAGGCGGCACGGGCCGGTGAAATGGGCCGGGGCTTTGCCGTCGTCGCCGATGAGGTGCGCAACCTGGCCAAAAGCGTCCAGACCTCCACCGACGAGATCACCTTGATGGTGTCCGCCTTGCAGGCCGGGACCCGGGACGCGGTGGACTTCATGCAGGAAAGCTCCTTCAAGGCCGACGACTGCGTGCAGCAGGCTCAAGAGGCCGGCGCCGCGCTGGCGGAGATCACCGGCGCCGTGGCGCAGATGCGTGAAAGCAACACGCAGATTGCGGTGGCAGCTGAACAGCAGAGCCATGTGGCGGAAGAGATGAACCGGGCGGTGGTGAGTATTCGGGATGTGACGGAGAACACCGTGCAGCAGACCATAACCTCAGCCACCACCAGTCATGAACTCGCGGCGTTGGCCGGGGAATTGAGTAAGGCGATCGGACAGCTCAAATTGTAA
- a CDS encoding Mpo1-like protein, with protein sequence MGKRHPNLPAWQWRAYPNNHQHPTNLVLHLIAVPLFIVAFLLIVSGVFNLSLANIAIGVVGLFAALALQRHGHRLEAQASEPFSDRKDAVSRLLVEQFLTFPRFFLSGGWWRAWRERHGRH encoded by the coding sequence ATGGGCAAACGTCACCCCAACCTACCCGCCTGGCAATGGCGAGCGTACCCCAACAATCATCAGCACCCGACCAACCTGGTGCTGCACCTGATTGCCGTGCCGCTGTTCATTGTGGCGTTTCTATTGATTGTTTCCGGTGTGTTCAACCTGAGCCTGGCAAACATCGCCATCGGTGTGGTCGGCCTGTTCGCGGCCCTGGCCCTGCAACGTCACGGTCACCGTCTGGAGGCGCAAGCCTCCGAGCCGTTCAGTGATCGCAAAGACGCGGTGTCACGCTTGCTGGTCGAGCAGTTCCTGACGTTCCCACGGTTTTTTCTGAGCGGCGGCTGGTGGCGCGCCTGGCGTGAGCGCCACGGTCGGCACTGA
- a CDS encoding acyl-CoA thioesterase II, with amino-acid sequence MRFCDLLDAVRRQPLELSIPAGWAQGRASFGGLVAALQYEAMRAKVPADRPVRSLAITFVGPVEPEVPVSFEVDVLREGKAVSQVLGRAMQKGQVVTLIQGSFGASRPSEVAIAAKPAPDMKHWDECQELPFIPGVIPEFMQHLAMRWAVGGMPFTGNDSREMGGWVRLRGDVKEEAVTESHILALVDAWPPSLLPHLKKPAMGSTLTWTIEFVQPLLPLSTLDWCKYRVETEHGADGYGHAAAKLWSADGQLIAMSRQTVTIFA; translated from the coding sequence ATGCGCTTTTGCGATCTGCTCGACGCCGTCCGCCGGCAACCGCTGGAGCTGTCTATTCCGGCCGGATGGGCGCAGGGGCGTGCCAGTTTCGGTGGCCTGGTGGCGGCGTTGCAATACGAAGCCATGCGCGCAAAAGTCCCGGCAGACCGGCCGGTGCGTTCGCTGGCGATCACCTTTGTCGGCCCCGTTGAGCCTGAAGTGCCTGTCAGCTTTGAAGTCGATGTATTGCGCGAAGGTAAGGCTGTCAGCCAGGTGCTCGGCCGGGCGATGCAGAAGGGGCAAGTGGTGACGTTGATTCAGGGCAGCTTTGGTGCCTCGCGGCCCTCCGAAGTGGCGATCGCGGCAAAACCGGCACCCGACATGAAGCACTGGGACGAATGCCAGGAGTTGCCCTTCATTCCCGGCGTGATTCCAGAGTTCATGCAGCATCTGGCGATGCGCTGGGCGGTAGGTGGCATGCCGTTCACCGGCAACGACTCTCGCGAAATGGGCGGCTGGGTGCGTTTGCGTGGGGACGTGAAGGAGGAGGCTGTCACTGAGTCACATATTCTCGCGCTGGTGGACGCCTGGCCGCCGTCCTTGTTGCCTCATTTGAAAAAGCCGGCAATGGGCAGCACGCTGACCTGGACCATCGAATTCGTCCAGCCATTGCTGCCATTGAGCACGCTGGACTGGTGTAAATACCGGGTGGAAACCGAGCACGGCGCAGACGGCTACGGCCATGCGGCTGCAAAACTCTGGAGCGCGGACGGTCAGTTGATCGCCATGAGCCGGCAGACGGTCACGATTTTCGCCTGA
- a CDS encoding CHAD domain-containing protein — MSDLVDRLVAHVLGLEVRLLACQARLSARTDPEALHDLRTTVRHLRSLLRPLRGLPGVEQVEAAAARVGELTTPLRDREVLAAYLLEHGQSEAAHWRLAQMVEAYPAVAVSPELAQLLMIFDAFPRFLRASQRQGLLKGLRKRIEKRLGKQWKKLDVALHDPAHDRHRLRLLIKRVRYGIEAYPELDRLPKSALSRLKSAQSALGDWHDSWQWLARAQEEADLQPCVAVWKTTLAEAESRADRVLDKLSARCFKS; from the coding sequence ATGTCTGATTTGGTTGATCGGTTGGTGGCTCATGTCCTGGGCCTTGAAGTCCGCTTGTTGGCCTGTCAGGCACGCTTGAGTGCTCGCACTGACCCTGAAGCGTTACACGACCTGCGCACCACGGTTCGCCATTTGCGCAGCCTGTTGCGACCCTTGCGTGGGCTGCCCGGCGTCGAGCAGGTAGAGGCAGCGGCGGCGCGGGTCGGCGAACTGACCACGCCGTTGCGCGATCGTGAAGTACTGGCGGCCTATTTGCTTGAACACGGTCAGTCCGAAGCCGCACATTGGCGGTTGGCGCAAATGGTCGAGGCTTATCCGGCGGTGGCGGTCAGCCCCGAGCTGGCGCAGCTGCTGATGATCTTCGACGCCTTTCCGCGTTTTTTACGCGCGTCCCAGCGTCAGGGTTTGCTCAAGGGTTTGCGTAAGCGCATCGAAAAACGCTTGGGCAAACAGTGGAAGAAACTGGACGTGGCGTTGCACGATCCGGCCCATGACCGACACCGTTTGCGCCTGTTGATCAAGCGCGTGCGCTATGGCATCGAAGCCTATCCCGAGCTCGACCGTTTGCCGAAGTCCGCGTTGTCCCGATTGAAGTCGGCGCAGAGTGCCTTGGGCGATTGGCACGACAGCTGGCAATGGCTGGCCAGGGCGCAAGAGGAAGCTGATTTGCAGCCGTGTGTCGCCGTCTGGAAAACCACCTTGGCCGAGGCCGAAAGCCGCGCCGATCGCGTTCTCGACAAACTAAGCGCCCGCTGTTTCAAATCCTGA